One stretch of Eupeodes corollae chromosome 2, idEupCoro1.1, whole genome shotgun sequence DNA includes these proteins:
- the LOC129947939 gene encoding dosage compensation regulator isoform X2: protein MAEMHIYVRELKRNITSRETGSNKQSASKSCALSLVRQLYHLGVIEAFSGTLKQRKDDEELKPYPVGVNPQLVVEVENVANELGLAIANPLGAPNESTPISLVVGVKKEPQRKLSDAQIQGAVIPWAPPQPNWNAWNACNIDEGYLANASLDELCNDLEATTKEKRMNNPEYQKFLEFREKLPISAMRSEIMTAINDCPVVIIRGNTGCGKTTQIAQYILEDYISSGQGAWCNIYVTQPRRISAISVAERVANERCENLGESVGYSVRFESVMPRPYGAILFCTVGVLLRKLEAGLRGISHIIVDEIHERDVNSDFLLVILRDMIHTYPDLRVILMSATIDTTMFSNYYGGCPVIEVPGRAYPVQQYFLEDCIEMTGFVPTPENRKNRKEKDDDETAVAAENADSAEFQNFNKVINDPKYSQQTRSSMALISESECSFELIEALLAHIKSKNVAGAILIFLPGWNLIFALMKFLQNSSNFGGPNFRILPCHSQIPREDQRKVFEPVPNGVTKIILSTNIAETSITIDDIVFVIDICKARMKMFTSHNNLTSYATVWASRTNLEQRKGRAGRVRPGFCFTLCSKARFDALEEHLTPEMFRTPLHEMALTIKLLRLGSIHQFLSKAIEPPPLDAVIEAEVLLRDMRCLDASDELTPLGKILARLPIEPRLGKMMIFGVIFGCGDILSGMAAYSSTFSEVFALDMGQRRLANHQKALGGRKCSDHVAMVVATQMWENARHKGEDEEIRFCEWKGLQLSTMRVMADARNQLLDLLQQAGFPEESMITGKVDANSNDPVLDMTTALLCAGLYPNVCYHKEKRKVLTTESKAALIHKTSVNCSNLAVTFPYPFFVFGEKIRTRAVSCKQMTMVAPLHLLLFGCRKIDWIKDNIVRLDNWLNFEMDPKTAATIAALKPGIEELITIACNNPEDVLKMDDANARLVQVVKDLCVMDAGDYQVSRDAGVLPFQSRMGGGGGGGGPPNKMRRMDGGDGSGGFGGGGGFGGNGGGGRYGSSGFGNGGGGFGGGGGGGRYGSGGGGGYGGGGGRGSFGGGGGGGYGGGGGGAGYGSGGGGGYGSGGGGGYGGGGGYGGGGRFGGRGGRGGRRF, encoded by the exons ATGGCAGAAATGCACATTTATGTTCGTGAATTGAAGCGTAACATAACTTCCCGTGAAACCGGGTCGAATAAACAATCGGCGAGTAAATCGTGTGCTCTGTCACTGGTCCGACAGTTGTACCATTTGGGTGTTATCGAAGCCTTCTCGGGAACTCTGAAACAACGTAAAGACGACGAAGAGCTGAAACCTTATCCAGTTGGGGTTAATCCACAGCTTGTTGTAGAGGTTGAAAACGTTGCCAATGAATTGGGACTAGCCATTGCCAATCCATTAGGAGCTCCTAACGAGTCTACTCCAATTAGTTTAGTG GTTGGTGTGAAGAAGGAGCCACAACGGAAGCTAAGTGATGCCCAGATTCAAGGCGCTGTCATTCCATGGGCTCCACCACAACCCAATTGGAATGCTTGGAATGCGTGTAATATCGATGAGGGTTACTTGGCCAATGCAAGTCTCGATGAGCTTTGCAATGATCTGgaagcaacaacaaaagaaaaacgaatGAATAATCCAGAATATCAG AAATTCCTTGAGTTCCGTGAGAAACTTCCAATCTCAGCAATGCGTAGCGAGATCATGACAGCAATCAACGACTGTCCAGTGGTCATTATTCGCGGTAATACGGGTTGTGGTAAGACAACCCAAATCGCCCAATACATTCTGGAGGATTACATAAGCTCAGGCCAAGGAGCCTGGTGTAACATCTATGTCACCCAACCGCGTCGAATCTCGGCCATTTCTGTGGCTGAGCGCGTGGCCAATGAACGTTGTGAAAACCTCGGCGAGAGCGTGGGTTACTCTGTTCGATTCGAGTCGGTAATGCCGCGTCCCTATGGAGCTATCCTCTTTTGTACCGTGGGTGTATTGTTGCGAAAGCTTGAAGCAGGTCTGCGGGGTATCTCTCACATTATTGTCGATGAAATTCACGAACGTGACGTGAACAGTGACTTCCTGTTGGTCATTCTGCGAGACATGATCCACACATATCCCGATTTGAGGGTGATTCTTATGTCGGCCACCATCGATACGACCATGTTCTCGAATTACTACGGTGGGTGTCCAGTCATTGAGGTACCTGGTCGGGCTTATCCAGTGCAACAGTACTTCTTGGAGGACTGCATTGAGATGACTGGCTTCGTGCCAACTCCAGAGAATCGCAAAAACCGCAAGGAAAAGGATGACGATGAAACAGCAGTGGCTGCCGAAAATGCTGATTCAGCGGAATTCCAAAACTTCAACAAGGTCATCAATGACCCCAAGTATTCACAGCAAACTCGCAGTTCAATGGCTTTGATCTCAGAGTCGGAATGTAGCTTCGAGTTGATTGAAGCGCTTCTGGCCCACATAAAGAGCAAGAATGTTGCCGGAGCCATCCTCATTTTCCTTCCAGGTTGGAATTTGATTTTCGCGCTGATGAAGTTCTTGCAGAATAGTTCCAATTTTGGTGGACCGAACTTTAGGATTCTACCATGTCATTCACAGATTCCGAGAGAGGATCAAAGGAAGGTGTTCGAGCCAGTTCCCAATGGAGTAACTAAG ATCATCCTTTCTACAAACATTGCTGAGACTTCCATAACCATCGATGACATCGTATTTGTCATCGACATTTGCAAGGCTCGCATGAAGATGTTCACTTCGCACAACAATCTCACCAGTTATGCCACAGTCTGGGCGAGCAGAACCAACTTGGAGCAGCGCAAAGGTCGTGCTGGTCGTGTACGTCCAGGTTTCTGTTTCACGCTCTGTTCTAAGGCTCGATTTGATGCTCTGGAGGAACATCTTACACCGGAGATGTTCCGGACGCCACTTCACGAAATGGCTCTGACTATAAAGTTGTTGCGTTTGGGTTCTATTCATCAGTTCTTGTCCAAGGCCATCGAACCACCACCGCTCGATGCTGTAATTGAAGCCGAAGTCCTTCTGCGTGACATGCGGTGTTTGGATGCTTCGGACGAGTTGACTCCGCTTGGAAAGATTCTTGCTCGGCTTCCAATCGAACCGCGGTTGGGTAAAATGATGATTTTTGGTGTGATATTCGGTTGTGGGGACATCCTCTCGGGAATGGCAGCCTATTCGAGTACATTTTCGGAGGTATTTGCTCTGGATATGGGTCAACGACGTTTGGCCAATCATCAGAAGGCTTTGGGCGGTCGAAAGTGCTCCGATCATGTAGCTATGGTTGTGGCCACCCAGATGTGGGAAAATGCCCGACACAAGGGTGAGGATGAGGAGATTCGTTTCTGTGAATGGAAGGGACTGCAGCTATCAACAATGCGAGTAATGGCCGATGCTAGGAATCAACTTCTGGATCTCCTGCAGCAGGCTGGCTTCCCCGAAGAGTCAATGATAACCGGGAAGGTGGATGCCAATTCGAATGATCCTGTCTTGGATATGACTACAGCTTTGCTGTGCGCCGGATTGTATCCAAATGTTTGCTATCACAAGGAGAAGCGTAAGGTTCTTACGACCGAATCCAAGGCCGCTCTGATTCACAAAACTTCGGTAAATTGCAGCAATTTGGCTGTCACCTTCCCCTATCCATTCTTTGTCTTCGGAGAGAAGATTCGGACGCGAGCGGTTTCTTGCAAACAGATGACAATGGTGGCTCCCTTGCATTTACTTCTGTTTGGCTGCCGTAAGATCGACTGGATCAAGGACAACATTGTGCGATTGGACAATTGGTTGAACTTTGAAATGGATCCAAAAACAGCGGCTACAATTGCGGCACTAAAGCCAGGCATCGAGGAGCTGATCACAATTGCATGTAACAATCCAGAAGACGTCTTGAAAATGGATGATGCTAATGCCAGGCTAGTTCAAGTCGTGAAGGATCTATGTGTTATGGATGCGGGAGATTATCAAGTGTCTCGTGATGCGGGGGTTTTACCATTCCAAAGTAGGATGGGAGGAGGTGGAGGAGGAGGCGGTCCACCAAATAAAATGCGTCGCATGGATGGAGGAGATGGAAGCGGTGGATTTGGAGGTGGTGGTGGTTTTGGTGGCAATGGAGGTGGTGGACGGTATGGAAGCAGTGGTTTTGGAAATGGAGGTGGTGGATTTGgaggtggcggtggtggtggtcgATATGGCAGTGGAGGTGGTGGTGGCTATGGAGGTGGTGGCGGAAGAGGAAGCtttggcggtggtggtggcggtggaTACGGAGGCGGTGGTGGCGGGGCTGGATACGGAAGTGGAGGTGGTGGTGGATACGgaagtggtggtggtggtggctaCGGAGGTGGTGGTGGTTATGGAGGTGGTGGACGATTTGGTGGCCGTGGAGGTCGCGGAGGGAGAcgattttaa
- the LOC129947939 gene encoding dosage compensation regulator isoform X1: MTDIKSFFHEWCAKNKAEPAFDVRPTGPKHRQRFLCEVRVAPYPYVAAGNSTNKKDAERNAARDFINFLVRSGKIAAGDVPGDMGVGAGGGGPPGDGDSGQGGGGANDGGFGGGSNRRVFSDNMGPQDLGQAYRPMENREFNFIDRAQQQLKMEEAESLDVNSAIHGNWTIENAKAKLHQFMQMNKIQADYKYTAVGPDHSRSFMAEMHIYVRELKRNITSRETGSNKQSASKSCALSLVRQLYHLGVIEAFSGTLKQRKDDEELKPYPVGVNPQLVVEVENVANELGLAIANPLGAPNESTPISLVVGVKKEPQRKLSDAQIQGAVIPWAPPQPNWNAWNACNIDEGYLANASLDELCNDLEATTKEKRMNNPEYQKFLEFREKLPISAMRSEIMTAINDCPVVIIRGNTGCGKTTQIAQYILEDYISSGQGAWCNIYVTQPRRISAISVAERVANERCENLGESVGYSVRFESVMPRPYGAILFCTVGVLLRKLEAGLRGISHIIVDEIHERDVNSDFLLVILRDMIHTYPDLRVILMSATIDTTMFSNYYGGCPVIEVPGRAYPVQQYFLEDCIEMTGFVPTPENRKNRKEKDDDETAVAAENADSAEFQNFNKVINDPKYSQQTRSSMALISESECSFELIEALLAHIKSKNVAGAILIFLPGWNLIFALMKFLQNSSNFGGPNFRILPCHSQIPREDQRKVFEPVPNGVTKIILSTNIAETSITIDDIVFVIDICKARMKMFTSHNNLTSYATVWASRTNLEQRKGRAGRVRPGFCFTLCSKARFDALEEHLTPEMFRTPLHEMALTIKLLRLGSIHQFLSKAIEPPPLDAVIEAEVLLRDMRCLDASDELTPLGKILARLPIEPRLGKMMIFGVIFGCGDILSGMAAYSSTFSEVFALDMGQRRLANHQKALGGRKCSDHVAMVVATQMWENARHKGEDEEIRFCEWKGLQLSTMRVMADARNQLLDLLQQAGFPEESMITGKVDANSNDPVLDMTTALLCAGLYPNVCYHKEKRKVLTTESKAALIHKTSVNCSNLAVTFPYPFFVFGEKIRTRAVSCKQMTMVAPLHLLLFGCRKIDWIKDNIVRLDNWLNFEMDPKTAATIAALKPGIEELITIACNNPEDVLKMDDANARLVQVVKDLCVMDAGDYQVSRDAGVLPFQSRMGGGGGGGGPPNKMRRMDGGDGSGGFGGGGGFGGNGGGGRYGSSGFGNGGGGFGGGGGGGRYGSGGGGGYGGGGGRGSFGGGGGGGYGGGGGGAGYGSGGGGGYGSGGGGGYGGGGGYGGGGRFGGRGGRGGRRF, encoded by the exons ATGACTGATATAAAATCGTTTTTCCATGAGTGGTGTGCTAAAAACAAAGCGGAACCAGCATTTGATGTCCGGCCAACTG GACCGAAACATCGTCAACGCTTCCTCTGCGAAGTGCGCGTGGCTCCCTATCCCTACGTCGCTGCTGGAAACTCGACAAACAAAAAAGACGCCGAGCGTAATGCTGCTCGAGATTTCATCAACTTCCTCGTAAGAAGCGGCAAAATAGCTGCCGGTGATGTGCCTGGTGATATGGGCGTTGGTGCTGGCGGGGGCGGCCCTCCAGGCGATGGCGATTCAGGCCAAGGAGGAGGCGGTGCCAATGACGGTGGATTCGGCGGTGGATCGAATCGCCGAGTCTTCTCAGATAACATGGGTCCCCAGGACTTGGGCCAGGCCTATCGGCCAATGGAGAACCGTGAATTCAATTTCATCGATCGAGCTCAACAACAACTCAAGATGGAGGAAGCCGAGTCGCTCGATGTGAATTCCGCCATTCACGGCAACTGGACCATCGAGAATGCCAAAGCCAAATTGCATCAATTCATGCAAATGAACAAGATCCAAGCCGATTATAAATACACGGCCGTTGGCCCCGATCACTCCAG GAGTTTCATGGCAGAAATGCACATTTATGTTCGTGAATTGAAGCGTAACATAACTTCCCGTGAAACCGGGTCGAATAAACAATCGGCGAGTAAATCGTGTGCTCTGTCACTGGTCCGACAGTTGTACCATTTGGGTGTTATCGAAGCCTTCTCGGGAACTCTGAAACAACGTAAAGACGACGAAGAGCTGAAACCTTATCCAGTTGGGGTTAATCCACAGCTTGTTGTAGAGGTTGAAAACGTTGCCAATGAATTGGGACTAGCCATTGCCAATCCATTAGGAGCTCCTAACGAGTCTACTCCAATTAGTTTAGTG GTTGGTGTGAAGAAGGAGCCACAACGGAAGCTAAGTGATGCCCAGATTCAAGGCGCTGTCATTCCATGGGCTCCACCACAACCCAATTGGAATGCTTGGAATGCGTGTAATATCGATGAGGGTTACTTGGCCAATGCAAGTCTCGATGAGCTTTGCAATGATCTGgaagcaacaacaaaagaaaaacgaatGAATAATCCAGAATATCAG AAATTCCTTGAGTTCCGTGAGAAACTTCCAATCTCAGCAATGCGTAGCGAGATCATGACAGCAATCAACGACTGTCCAGTGGTCATTATTCGCGGTAATACGGGTTGTGGTAAGACAACCCAAATCGCCCAATACATTCTGGAGGATTACATAAGCTCAGGCCAAGGAGCCTGGTGTAACATCTATGTCACCCAACCGCGTCGAATCTCGGCCATTTCTGTGGCTGAGCGCGTGGCCAATGAACGTTGTGAAAACCTCGGCGAGAGCGTGGGTTACTCTGTTCGATTCGAGTCGGTAATGCCGCGTCCCTATGGAGCTATCCTCTTTTGTACCGTGGGTGTATTGTTGCGAAAGCTTGAAGCAGGTCTGCGGGGTATCTCTCACATTATTGTCGATGAAATTCACGAACGTGACGTGAACAGTGACTTCCTGTTGGTCATTCTGCGAGACATGATCCACACATATCCCGATTTGAGGGTGATTCTTATGTCGGCCACCATCGATACGACCATGTTCTCGAATTACTACGGTGGGTGTCCAGTCATTGAGGTACCTGGTCGGGCTTATCCAGTGCAACAGTACTTCTTGGAGGACTGCATTGAGATGACTGGCTTCGTGCCAACTCCAGAGAATCGCAAAAACCGCAAGGAAAAGGATGACGATGAAACAGCAGTGGCTGCCGAAAATGCTGATTCAGCGGAATTCCAAAACTTCAACAAGGTCATCAATGACCCCAAGTATTCACAGCAAACTCGCAGTTCAATGGCTTTGATCTCAGAGTCGGAATGTAGCTTCGAGTTGATTGAAGCGCTTCTGGCCCACATAAAGAGCAAGAATGTTGCCGGAGCCATCCTCATTTTCCTTCCAGGTTGGAATTTGATTTTCGCGCTGATGAAGTTCTTGCAGAATAGTTCCAATTTTGGTGGACCGAACTTTAGGATTCTACCATGTCATTCACAGATTCCGAGAGAGGATCAAAGGAAGGTGTTCGAGCCAGTTCCCAATGGAGTAACTAAG ATCATCCTTTCTACAAACATTGCTGAGACTTCCATAACCATCGATGACATCGTATTTGTCATCGACATTTGCAAGGCTCGCATGAAGATGTTCACTTCGCACAACAATCTCACCAGTTATGCCACAGTCTGGGCGAGCAGAACCAACTTGGAGCAGCGCAAAGGTCGTGCTGGTCGTGTACGTCCAGGTTTCTGTTTCACGCTCTGTTCTAAGGCTCGATTTGATGCTCTGGAGGAACATCTTACACCGGAGATGTTCCGGACGCCACTTCACGAAATGGCTCTGACTATAAAGTTGTTGCGTTTGGGTTCTATTCATCAGTTCTTGTCCAAGGCCATCGAACCACCACCGCTCGATGCTGTAATTGAAGCCGAAGTCCTTCTGCGTGACATGCGGTGTTTGGATGCTTCGGACGAGTTGACTCCGCTTGGAAAGATTCTTGCTCGGCTTCCAATCGAACCGCGGTTGGGTAAAATGATGATTTTTGGTGTGATATTCGGTTGTGGGGACATCCTCTCGGGAATGGCAGCCTATTCGAGTACATTTTCGGAGGTATTTGCTCTGGATATGGGTCAACGACGTTTGGCCAATCATCAGAAGGCTTTGGGCGGTCGAAAGTGCTCCGATCATGTAGCTATGGTTGTGGCCACCCAGATGTGGGAAAATGCCCGACACAAGGGTGAGGATGAGGAGATTCGTTTCTGTGAATGGAAGGGACTGCAGCTATCAACAATGCGAGTAATGGCCGATGCTAGGAATCAACTTCTGGATCTCCTGCAGCAGGCTGGCTTCCCCGAAGAGTCAATGATAACCGGGAAGGTGGATGCCAATTCGAATGATCCTGTCTTGGATATGACTACAGCTTTGCTGTGCGCCGGATTGTATCCAAATGTTTGCTATCACAAGGAGAAGCGTAAGGTTCTTACGACCGAATCCAAGGCCGCTCTGATTCACAAAACTTCGGTAAATTGCAGCAATTTGGCTGTCACCTTCCCCTATCCATTCTTTGTCTTCGGAGAGAAGATTCGGACGCGAGCGGTTTCTTGCAAACAGATGACAATGGTGGCTCCCTTGCATTTACTTCTGTTTGGCTGCCGTAAGATCGACTGGATCAAGGACAACATTGTGCGATTGGACAATTGGTTGAACTTTGAAATGGATCCAAAAACAGCGGCTACAATTGCGGCACTAAAGCCAGGCATCGAGGAGCTGATCACAATTGCATGTAACAATCCAGAAGACGTCTTGAAAATGGATGATGCTAATGCCAGGCTAGTTCAAGTCGTGAAGGATCTATGTGTTATGGATGCGGGAGATTATCAAGTGTCTCGTGATGCGGGGGTTTTACCATTCCAAAGTAGGATGGGAGGAGGTGGAGGAGGAGGCGGTCCACCAAATAAAATGCGTCGCATGGATGGAGGAGATGGAAGCGGTGGATTTGGAGGTGGTGGTGGTTTTGGTGGCAATGGAGGTGGTGGACGGTATGGAAGCAGTGGTTTTGGAAATGGAGGTGGTGGATTTGgaggtggcggtggtggtggtcgATATGGCAGTGGAGGTGGTGGTGGCTATGGAGGTGGTGGCGGAAGAGGAAGCtttggcggtggtggtggcggtggaTACGGAGGCGGTGGTGGCGGGGCTGGATACGGAAGTGGAGGTGGTGGTGGATACGgaagtggtggtggtggtggctaCGGAGGTGGTGGTGGTTATGGAGGTGGTGGACGATTTGGTGGCCGTGGAGGTCGCGGAGGGAGAcgattttaa